Proteins found in one Micromonospora sp. WMMD1082 genomic segment:
- a CDS encoding DegV family protein, which translates to MPVAVVTDSSAYLPPELVRAHRLTVVPLTVVLAGVEGLEGVEIFPADATRALRARRVSVSTSRPSPEQFARTYQELLDAGAEGVVSVHLSAGLSGTVQAAELAAAQFGARVSVVDSRSCGMGLGFPAIAAARAAERGADLAGVRAAAVDAVGRTSIYFYVDTLEFLRRGGRINAAEALLGTALSVKPILHMSDGGIVLRDKVRTASRGVARLVDLAVSAAGDAPVDLAVHHLAVPQRADDLLGELAARLGDRLHDAYVSEAGAAVAAHVGPGLACVVIHRR; encoded by the coding sequence ATGCCAGTCGCGGTCGTGACCGACTCCAGCGCCTACCTGCCACCCGAACTGGTGCGGGCGCACCGGCTGACCGTGGTACCGCTGACCGTGGTGCTGGCCGGGGTCGAAGGGCTGGAGGGGGTCGAGATCTTCCCGGCGGACGCCACCCGGGCACTGCGGGCGCGGCGGGTCTCGGTGAGCACGTCCCGCCCGTCGCCGGAGCAGTTCGCCCGCACGTACCAGGAGCTGCTGGACGCCGGGGCGGAGGGCGTCGTCTCCGTGCACCTGTCGGCCGGGCTCTCCGGCACCGTGCAGGCCGCCGAACTCGCCGCCGCGCAGTTCGGCGCGCGGGTCAGCGTGGTGGACAGCCGCTCCTGCGGCATGGGCCTCGGCTTCCCGGCGATCGCCGCGGCCCGGGCCGCCGAGCGGGGCGCCGACCTGGCCGGCGTACGCGCCGCGGCGGTCGACGCCGTCGGTCGCACCAGCATCTACTTCTACGTCGACACGCTGGAGTTCCTCCGTCGGGGTGGGCGGATCAACGCGGCGGAGGCGCTGCTCGGCACCGCCCTGTCGGTCAAGCCGATCCTGCACATGTCGGACGGCGGCATCGTGCTGCGGGACAAGGTGCGTACCGCCAGCCGGGGCGTGGCGCGCCTGGTCGACCTCGCGGTCTCCGCGGCCGGCGACGCGCCGGTGGACCTGGCCGTGCACCACCTCGCCGTACCTCAGCGGGCCGACGACCTGCTCGGCGAGTTGGCCGCCCGGCTCGGCGACCGCCTGCACGACGCGTACGTCTCCGAGGCCGGCGCCGCCGTCGCCGCCCATGTCGGCCCCGGCCTTGCCTGCGTGGTGATCCACCGCCGCTGA
- a CDS encoding SDR family oxidoreductase, protein MSCVVTGGGRGVGRGIVQRLLAGGETVVVIERDPAALSWVERHAEADRLTAVVGDAADEAVAGRAADLAERVAPLTGWVNNAAVFRDASVHDAPVGEVVDLISRNLRPAVVGAATAVRRFLAAGTPGAIVNISSHQASRPVPGCLPYATAKAAVEGLTRALAVEYGPHGIRANAVALGSVTTERHEAFLAAAEPDQARRIEAELIRLHPVGRIGRPQDVAEAVAYLLSPAAGFVNGVTLPVDGGRAALGLDPE, encoded by the coding sequence GTGTCCTGTGTGGTGACCGGTGGCGGGCGCGGGGTCGGGCGGGGAATCGTGCAACGGCTGCTCGCCGGCGGTGAGACGGTGGTGGTGATCGAGCGCGATCCGGCCGCGCTGTCCTGGGTGGAGCGGCACGCCGAGGCCGACCGGCTGACGGCGGTGGTCGGTGACGCCGCCGACGAGGCCGTCGCCGGCCGCGCCGCCGACCTGGCGGAACGGGTCGCGCCGCTCACCGGCTGGGTCAACAATGCCGCCGTGTTCCGGGACGCCTCCGTGCACGATGCCCCGGTCGGCGAGGTCGTCGACCTGATCAGCCGCAACCTGCGCCCTGCCGTGGTCGGTGCCGCCACCGCCGTACGCCGCTTCCTCGCCGCCGGAACCCCCGGTGCCATCGTGAACATCTCGTCCCACCAGGCCAGTCGGCCGGTGCCGGGCTGCCTGCCGTACGCCACGGCCAAGGCCGCCGTCGAGGGGCTGACCCGGGCACTGGCCGTCGAGTACGGTCCGCACGGCATCCGGGCCAACGCGGTCGCCCTCGGGTCGGTGACCACCGAGCGGCACGAGGCGTTCCTGGCCGCTGCGGAGCCGGACCAGGCGCGCCGGATCGAGGCGGAACTGATCCGGCTGCACCCGGTGGGCCGGATCGGTCGGCCGCAGGACGTGGCGGAGGCGGTGGCGTACCTCCTCTCGCCGGCTGCCGGCTTCGTCAACGGGGTCACCCTGCCGGTCGACGGTGGGCGCGCCGCCCTCGGCCTGGACCCGGAATAG
- a CDS encoding histidine phosphatase family protein: MTRLIIWRHGNTDWNAASRVQGQTDVPLNDLGREQARTAAPLLAALRPDALVASDLSRAAETAAALAALTGLPVRSDRRLRERHFGSWQGLLLTQAAERFPEEYARWRAGDPEPGAGVEPLDEVGKRMGAALQEAADEVAGGTVVIATHGGAARQGCGRLLGWEHAVLRTIGSLHNCHWTELRHDTGRGWHLRAHNVGPIAVPADAAAPAAAGAAAAPAGVAAAVASVSAEPV, encoded by the coding sequence GTGACCAGGCTGATCATCTGGCGGCACGGCAACACCGACTGGAATGCCGCCAGCAGGGTGCAGGGTCAGACGGACGTACCACTGAACGATCTCGGCCGGGAGCAGGCGCGGACCGCCGCGCCGCTGCTGGCCGCGCTGCGTCCGGACGCCCTCGTCGCCAGCGACCTGAGCCGCGCGGCGGAGACCGCCGCCGCGCTGGCCGCGCTGACCGGCCTGCCGGTACGCTCCGACCGCCGGCTGCGGGAACGCCACTTCGGCAGCTGGCAGGGGCTGCTGCTCACCCAGGCGGCCGAGCGGTTCCCCGAGGAGTACGCCCGCTGGCGGGCCGGGGATCCCGAGCCCGGCGCGGGCGTCGAACCGCTGGACGAGGTGGGCAAGCGCATGGGCGCCGCGTTGCAGGAGGCCGCCGACGAGGTGGCCGGCGGCACGGTCGTGATCGCCACCCACGGCGGTGCGGCCCGCCAGGGCTGCGGTCGCCTGCTCGGCTGGGAGCATGCCGTGCTGCGCACCATCGGTTCGCTGCACAACTGCCACTGGACGGAGCTGCGCCACGACACCGGGCGCGGGTGGCACCTGCGCGCCCACAACGTGGGCCCGATCGCCGTCCCGGCCGACGCCGCCGCACCTGCCGCCGCCGGAGCGGCTGCCGCACCTGCCGGAGTGGCCGCCGCCGTCGCGTCGGTCTCCGCCGAGCCGGTCTGA